A genomic window from Antedon mediterranea chromosome 4, ecAntMedi1.1, whole genome shotgun sequence includes:
- the LOC140046800 gene encoding uncharacterized protein, whose translation MQLVEIVTAFVTVIPPEFPPATYIDAFDKLDKGILEEKLLQKLWKERKVDDGKNFEFLVALMIQLGFICERKTTSSQDVASTSTEFVGKRSFFVPLRLAFKTSSEVKPVPDDSQSISIYYDFKGYLPDVLFPYMIIDFLNKFQKKGVDPILSYNHAELDFDQDHDVTLSLVKFITKEDERKFLLKVTIKRTPACNETSNDEPSSEACKEVLLTIQKSFAPSKDGGRRGIQFERCILCDVCSDASEKKHILNLEDFQYRKLKCTKTGKSVTMDVTRYKRLFVDETEKKRRNSDQDEIGKGRKRRKTDQDDVGTSSNQGSSDEDEREGTSRSHQQSEDNKTIAGSKTCDNFQDLKAGLSGCFDGERYRWLRFLLFDKLDVGEITNQDFNGHDLLNVLEAKGLILSTNVNLLLEITKLSDIKYAKDLVSKYMRDNDQFRNTDKTKLSSYRKRLFKALKQVDPRALRNVISFYKLRRYSFSNVWDAVLYLEIQQLLADDPDKINRFADRLGTIASNTLLGNSEKK comes from the exons ATGCAGCTGGTTGAAATTGTTACTGCTTTTGTAACGGTCATTCCACCAGAATTTCCA CCGGCCACGTATATCGATGCGTTTGATAAGCTTGACAAGGGCATACTGGAAGAAAAGTTGTTGCAAAAATTATGGAAAGAGCGTAAAGTTGACGACGGAAAGAATTTTGAGTTCCTTGTAGCACTGATGATTCAATTAGGTTTCATTTGTGAGAGGAAGACAACCAGCAGCCAAGATGTGGCAAGTACATCTACA GAATTTGTTGGAAAGCGATCATTCTTTGTGCCACTACGTCTTGCTTTCAAGACATCAAGTGAAGTAAAACCAGTGCCTGATGATTCACAATCTATCAGTATCTATTATGACTTTAAGGGATATCTGCCAGATGTATTGTTTCCATATATGATTATtgatttcctcaacaaatttcaaaagaaaGGAGTTGACCCAATACTGTCATATAATCATGCTGAACTTGACTTCGACCAAGATCATGATGTGACTTTATCTCTTGTCAAATTCATAACTAAGGAAGATGAAAGAAAGTTCTTGTTAAAG gtGACTATTAAAAGAACTCCTGCTTGTAATGAAACAAGTAATGATGAACCCTCTTCTGAAGCATGCAAAGAG GTTTTGTTAACGATCCAGAAGTCATTTGCACCTTCTAAAGATGGTGGTAGAAGAGGGATTCAATTTGAGAGATGCATACTTTGTGATGTATGTAGTGATGCATCAGAAAAGAAGCACATTCTAAATCTTGAAGATTTCCAGTATAGAAAGTTAAAATGCACCAAAACTGGCAAGTCTGTTACGATGGATGTTACACGTTACAAGCGGCTATTTGTAG aTGAAACAGAAAAAAAGAGAAGAAATTCAGATCAAG ATGAAATTGGAAAgggaagaaaaagaagaaaaacagaCCAAG ATGATGTGGGGACAAGTTCAAATCAAG gCAGTAGTGATGAGGATGAAAGAGAAGGAACATCACGGAGTCACCAACAAAGTGAAG ACAACAAGACAATTGCAGGATCGAAAACTTGCGACAATTTCCAAGACCTAAAAGCTGGCCTCAGTGGTTGCTTTGATGGCGAAAGATATCGTTGGCTAAGGTTCCTACTATTTGATAAGTTGGATGTCGGTGAAATTACAAATCAAGATTTCAATGGACATGACTTACTTAATGTACTTGAAGCTAAAGGTTTAATCTTATCAACCAATGTTAATTTGCTGTTGGAGATTACAAAGTTATCAGATATCAAATATGCCAAAGATCTTGTATCAAAGTATATGAGAGACAACGATCAGTTTAGAAATACTGATAAAACCAAGTTGTCGTCTTACAGAAAGCGGCTGTTTAAAGCCCTGAAACAAGTTGACCCACGTGCATTACGTAATGTTATATCTTTCTACAAGTTAAGAAGATATAGCTTCTCCAATGTTTGGGATGCAGTTCTCTATCTGGAGATTCAGCAATTATTAGCAGATGATCCAGACAAAATAAATCGGTTTGCAGATCGTCTCGGCACAATAGCAAGTAACACACTACTTG GCAATAGTGAGAAGAAATGA